A genome region from Carassius gibelio isolate Cgi1373 ecotype wild population from Czech Republic chromosome A23, carGib1.2-hapl.c, whole genome shotgun sequence includes the following:
- the LOC127944628 gene encoding sodium/hydrogen exchanger 9B2 isoform X1, producing the protein MGEERLTAEQTETCQKTASKPSEYCGKLLRYKPHGFSASVITKALLGLLVFGVVWAVTGPACLPGQNLFGLVILFLSAVCGGKLISVFRLPRSPPVPALLGMLLAGVVLRNVPYVTDAVYIDQNWSAALRNVSLAVILTRAGLGLNAAALRRLKAVCVRVAVGPCLTEACTVAVVAHFLLGLPWIWSFMLGFVLAAVSPAVVVPSMLLLQTEGFGVQKGVPTLLMAAGSFDDILAITGFTTCLGIAFGTGSTWMNVGKGVLEVLAGVLAGGVMGLLLHFLPSEDQSDVLLRRCALLLALSVFSVFGSLAAGLGGAGGLCTLVLAFIAGLSWAEQKAPVAAVVGRIWDIFQPLLFGLIGAEINISSLSVYTVGLGVSTLCVGLLVRVVVTFCVVLFAGFNMKEKIFISLAWMPKATVQAAIGSSALDMARSAGDEQLQVYGLDLLTVAVLAILITAPIGALSIGLSGPKLLQQDTHTRGSVCLQQTVSVTAVVWTGWSPNCDLELTTSLSSDSCCFLNTIH; encoded by the exons ATGGGTGAGGAAAGACTTACAGCAGAACAAACAGAAACAT GTCAGAAAACAGCATCCAAACCATCGGAATACTGTGGTAAACTGCTCCGCTACAAACCACATGGCTTCTCTGCTTCCGTCATTACTAAAG CTCTGTTGGGGCTGCTGGTGTTCGGGGTGGTCTGGGCCGTGACGGGACCTGCGTGTCTTCCGGGACAGAACCTCTTCGGCCTGGTGATTCTGTTCCTGTCGGCCGTGTGTGGAGGAAAACTCATCAGTGTCTTCAGATTACCCAGAAGCCCTCCAGTACCAGCTCTACTGG ggatGCTGCTGGCCGGTGTGGTGTTGCGTAATGTGCCGTACGTCACAGACGCGGTGTATATTGATCAGAACTGGTCTGCAGCTTTGAGGAACGTGTCTCTTGCCGTGATTCTCACCAGAGCTGGTCTGGGACTCAACGCTGCT gcccTGCGGCGTCTGAAGGCGGTGTGTGTGAGGGTTGCTGTCGGCCCGTGTCTTACAGAGGCGTGTACGGTGGCTGTAGTGGCTCATTTTCTGCTGGGATTGCCCTGGATATGGAGCTTCATGCTCGG TTTTGTTCTGGCCGCTGTGTCTCCGGCTGTGGTGGTTCCGTCCATGTTGCTCCTGCAGACGGAAGGATTCGGGGTTCAGAAAGGAGTTCCCACACTTCTGATGGCTGCTGGGAGCTTCGACGACATCCTCGCCATCACTGGATTCACCACATGCCTGGGCATCGCCTTCGGGACCg GGTCGACGTGGATGAATGTAGGTAAAGGAGTTCTGGAGGTGCTGGCAGGAGTTCTAGCAGGAGGAGTCATGGGACTTCTGCTCCATTTCCTACCCAGCGAGGatcag tCAGATGTGTTGCTGCGGCGCTGTGCTCTGCTGCTGGCTCTGTCTGTGTTCAGTGTTTTCGGGAGTCTGGCCGCAGGTCTGGGCGGCGCTGGTGGGCTCTGTACACTCGTCCTGGCCTTCATCGCTGGACTCAGCTGGGCAGAACAAAAG gctcCAGTGGCGGCGGTGGTGGGCCGGATCTGGGACATCTTTCAGCCGCTCTTGTTTGGTCTGATTGGAGCAGAAATCAACATCTCGTCTCTCAGCGTTTATACTGTCG gtctgggGGTCTCCACTCTGTGTGTGGGGTTGCTGGTCCGTGTTGTGGTGACGTTCTGTGTGGTTCTGTTTGCTGGTTTTAATATGAAGGAGAAGATCTTTATATCTCTGGCCTGGATGCCCAAAGCCACCGTACAA GCGGCTATCGGCTCCTCGGCGCTGGACATGGCTCGCAGTGCTGGAGACGAGCAGCTTCAGGTTTATGGCTTGGATCTTCTGACTGTAGCAGTTCTAGCGATTCTCATCACGGCTCCGATCGGAGCGCTCTCCATCGGCCTCAGCGGACCCAAACTACTgcagcaggacacacacacacggg GTAGTGTGTGTTTGCAGCAGACGGTGAGTGTGACAGCAGTCGTGTGGACGGGCTGGAGTCCAAACTGTGATCTGGAGCTGACCACAAGCCTCTCCTCTGACTCCTGCTGCTTCTTAAACACAATCCATTAA
- the LOC127944628 gene encoding sodium/hydrogen exchanger 9B2 isoform X2, protein MGEERLTAEQTETCQKTASKPSEYCGKLLRYKPHGFSASVITKALLGLLVFGVVWAVTGPACLPGQNLFGLVILFLSAVCGGKLISVFRLPRSPPVPALLGMLLAGVVLRNVPYVTDAVYIDQNWSAALRNVSLAVILTRAGLGLNAAALRRLKAVCVRVAVGPCLTEACTVAVVAHFLLGLPWIWSFMLGFVLAAVSPAVVVPSMLLLQTEGFGVQKGVPTLLMAAGSFDDILAITGFTTCLGIAFGTGSTWMNVGKGVLEVLAGVLAGGVMGLLLHFLPSEDQSDVLLRRCALLLALSVFSVFGSLAAGLGGAGGLCTLVLAFIAGLSWAEQKAPVAAVVGRIWDIFQPLLFGLIGAEINISSLSVYTVGLGVSTLCVGLLVRVVVTFCVVLFAGFNMKEKIFISLAWMPKATVQAAIGSSALDMARSAGDEQLQVYGLDLLTVAVLAILITAPIGALSIGLSGPKLLQQDTHTRADGECDSSRVDGLESKL, encoded by the exons ATGGGTGAGGAAAGACTTACAGCAGAACAAACAGAAACAT GTCAGAAAACAGCATCCAAACCATCGGAATACTGTGGTAAACTGCTCCGCTACAAACCACATGGCTTCTCTGCTTCCGTCATTACTAAAG CTCTGTTGGGGCTGCTGGTGTTCGGGGTGGTCTGGGCCGTGACGGGACCTGCGTGTCTTCCGGGACAGAACCTCTTCGGCCTGGTGATTCTGTTCCTGTCGGCCGTGTGTGGAGGAAAACTCATCAGTGTCTTCAGATTACCCAGAAGCCCTCCAGTACCAGCTCTACTGG ggatGCTGCTGGCCGGTGTGGTGTTGCGTAATGTGCCGTACGTCACAGACGCGGTGTATATTGATCAGAACTGGTCTGCAGCTTTGAGGAACGTGTCTCTTGCCGTGATTCTCACCAGAGCTGGTCTGGGACTCAACGCTGCT gcccTGCGGCGTCTGAAGGCGGTGTGTGTGAGGGTTGCTGTCGGCCCGTGTCTTACAGAGGCGTGTACGGTGGCTGTAGTGGCTCATTTTCTGCTGGGATTGCCCTGGATATGGAGCTTCATGCTCGG TTTTGTTCTGGCCGCTGTGTCTCCGGCTGTGGTGGTTCCGTCCATGTTGCTCCTGCAGACGGAAGGATTCGGGGTTCAGAAAGGAGTTCCCACACTTCTGATGGCTGCTGGGAGCTTCGACGACATCCTCGCCATCACTGGATTCACCACATGCCTGGGCATCGCCTTCGGGACCg GGTCGACGTGGATGAATGTAGGTAAAGGAGTTCTGGAGGTGCTGGCAGGAGTTCTAGCAGGAGGAGTCATGGGACTTCTGCTCCATTTCCTACCCAGCGAGGatcag tCAGATGTGTTGCTGCGGCGCTGTGCTCTGCTGCTGGCTCTGTCTGTGTTCAGTGTTTTCGGGAGTCTGGCCGCAGGTCTGGGCGGCGCTGGTGGGCTCTGTACACTCGTCCTGGCCTTCATCGCTGGACTCAGCTGGGCAGAACAAAAG gctcCAGTGGCGGCGGTGGTGGGCCGGATCTGGGACATCTTTCAGCCGCTCTTGTTTGGTCTGATTGGAGCAGAAATCAACATCTCGTCTCTCAGCGTTTATACTGTCG gtctgggGGTCTCCACTCTGTGTGTGGGGTTGCTGGTCCGTGTTGTGGTGACGTTCTGTGTGGTTCTGTTTGCTGGTTTTAATATGAAGGAGAAGATCTTTATATCTCTGGCCTGGATGCCCAAAGCCACCGTACAA GCGGCTATCGGCTCCTCGGCGCTGGACATGGCTCGCAGTGCTGGAGACGAGCAGCTTCAGGTTTATGGCTTGGATCTTCTGACTGTAGCAGTTCTAGCGATTCTCATCACGGCTCCGATCGGAGCGCTCTCCATCGGCCTCAGCGGACCCAAACTACTgcagcaggacacacacacacggg CAGACGGTGAGTGTGACAGCAGTCGTGTGGACGGGCTGGAGTCCAAACTGTGA
- the LOC127944628 gene encoding sodium/hydrogen exchanger 9B2 isoform X3 — MGEERLTAEQTETCQKTASKPSEYCGKLLRYKPHGFSASVITKALLGLLVFGVVWAVTGPACLPGQNLFGLVILFLSAVCGGKLISVFRLPRSPPVPALLGMLLAGVVLRNVPYVTDAVYIDQNWSAALRNVSLAVILTRAGLGLNAAALRRLKAVCVRVAVGPCLTEACTVAVVAHFLLGLPWIWSFMLGFVLAAVSPAVVVPSMLLLQTEGFGVQKGVPTLLMAAGSFDDILAITGFTTCLGIAFGTGSTWMNVGKGVLEVLAGVLAGGVMGLLLHFLPSEDQSDVLLRRCALLLALSVFSVFGSLAAGLGGAGGLCTLVLAFIAGLSWAEQKAPVAAVVGRIWDIFQPLLFGLIGAEINISSLSVYTVGLGVSTLCVGLLVRVVVTFCVVLFAGFNMKEKIFISLAWMPKATVQAAIGSSALDMARSAGDEQLQVYGLDLLTVAVLAILITAPIGALSIGLSGPKLLQQDTHTRDGECDSSRVDGLESKL; from the exons ATGGGTGAGGAAAGACTTACAGCAGAACAAACAGAAACAT GTCAGAAAACAGCATCCAAACCATCGGAATACTGTGGTAAACTGCTCCGCTACAAACCACATGGCTTCTCTGCTTCCGTCATTACTAAAG CTCTGTTGGGGCTGCTGGTGTTCGGGGTGGTCTGGGCCGTGACGGGACCTGCGTGTCTTCCGGGACAGAACCTCTTCGGCCTGGTGATTCTGTTCCTGTCGGCCGTGTGTGGAGGAAAACTCATCAGTGTCTTCAGATTACCCAGAAGCCCTCCAGTACCAGCTCTACTGG ggatGCTGCTGGCCGGTGTGGTGTTGCGTAATGTGCCGTACGTCACAGACGCGGTGTATATTGATCAGAACTGGTCTGCAGCTTTGAGGAACGTGTCTCTTGCCGTGATTCTCACCAGAGCTGGTCTGGGACTCAACGCTGCT gcccTGCGGCGTCTGAAGGCGGTGTGTGTGAGGGTTGCTGTCGGCCCGTGTCTTACAGAGGCGTGTACGGTGGCTGTAGTGGCTCATTTTCTGCTGGGATTGCCCTGGATATGGAGCTTCATGCTCGG TTTTGTTCTGGCCGCTGTGTCTCCGGCTGTGGTGGTTCCGTCCATGTTGCTCCTGCAGACGGAAGGATTCGGGGTTCAGAAAGGAGTTCCCACACTTCTGATGGCTGCTGGGAGCTTCGACGACATCCTCGCCATCACTGGATTCACCACATGCCTGGGCATCGCCTTCGGGACCg GGTCGACGTGGATGAATGTAGGTAAAGGAGTTCTGGAGGTGCTGGCAGGAGTTCTAGCAGGAGGAGTCATGGGACTTCTGCTCCATTTCCTACCCAGCGAGGatcag tCAGATGTGTTGCTGCGGCGCTGTGCTCTGCTGCTGGCTCTGTCTGTGTTCAGTGTTTTCGGGAGTCTGGCCGCAGGTCTGGGCGGCGCTGGTGGGCTCTGTACACTCGTCCTGGCCTTCATCGCTGGACTCAGCTGGGCAGAACAAAAG gctcCAGTGGCGGCGGTGGTGGGCCGGATCTGGGACATCTTTCAGCCGCTCTTGTTTGGTCTGATTGGAGCAGAAATCAACATCTCGTCTCTCAGCGTTTATACTGTCG gtctgggGGTCTCCACTCTGTGTGTGGGGTTGCTGGTCCGTGTTGTGGTGACGTTCTGTGTGGTTCTGTTTGCTGGTTTTAATATGAAGGAGAAGATCTTTATATCTCTGGCCTGGATGCCCAAAGCCACCGTACAA GCGGCTATCGGCTCCTCGGCGCTGGACATGGCTCGCAGTGCTGGAGACGAGCAGCTTCAGGTTTATGGCTTGGATCTTCTGACTGTAGCAGTTCTAGCGATTCTCATCACGGCTCCGATCGGAGCGCTCTCCATCGGCCTCAGCGGACCCAAACTACTgcagcaggacacacacacacggg ACGGTGAGTGTGACAGCAGTCGTGTGGACGGGCTGGAGTCCAAACTGTGA
- the LOC127944633 gene encoding neuromedin-K receptor, translating to MSSSRNSSNFTHTNRFAQPPWRVALWSLAFALVLLVAVTGNLIVIWIIVAHKRMRTVTNYFLLNLAASDVCVAALNALVNFVYGAHGDWYFSSAYCRFQNFYPVTAVFASIYSMSAIALDRYMAIIHPMKPRLSASATKGVIACVWILAAFLAFPLCFYSITEVRPHRTVCYVSWPRRDADAFIYHVIVAVLVYLLPLVLMAATYSRVGLTLWGGGFPGHSSENFQGHLQAKRKVVKMMVIVVVTFAICWLPYHVYFIVTSFNQKLKKIKSIQQVYLSVLWLSMSSSMYNPIIYCCLNSRFRAGFKQVFRWCPFIHVSDSDELELQITHFQQNRQSSLYTVTRVESCPDASANPSRRKSSSTSHRSSLMGQSRPSARPSLNGGLHVNPASPGEKELS from the exons TCGTCGAGAAACTCCTCAAACTTCACCCACACCAACAGGTTCGCGCAGCCTCCGTGGCGCGTGGCGCTCTGGTCGCTCGCGTTCGCGCTGGTTCTGCTGGTGGCCGTCACCGGGAACCTGATCGTCATCTGGATCATCGTGGCGCACAAGAGGATGAGGACCGTAACCAACTACTTTCTGCTCAACCTCGCGGCGTCTGACGTGTGCGTGGCTGCGCTCAACGCGCTGGTGAACTTCGTGTACGGCGCGCACGGAGACTGGTACTTCAGCAGCGCGTACTGCCGCTTCCAGAACTTCTACCCGGTGACCGCGGTGTTCGCCAGCATCTACTCCATGAGCGCCATCGCCTTGGACag GTACATGGCGATCATCCACCCGATGAAGCCACGCCTCTCAGCATCGGCCACGAAAGGCGTGATCGCATGCGTGTGGATTCTGGCTGCGTTCCTGGCGTTCCCACTCTGCTTCTATTCCATAACTGAAGTGAGGCCGCACAGGACGGTGTGCTACGTGTCCTGGCCGCGGCGCGACGCAGACGCATTCAT ataTCACGTGATCGTGGCCGTGCTGGTGTATCTTCTGCCTCTGGTGCTCATGGCTGCCACCTACAGCAGGGTCGGACTCACTCTGTGGGGCGGAGGATTTCCAGGACATTCCTCAGAAAACTTCCAGGGTCACCTGCAGGCCAAGAGAAAG GTTGTGAAGATGATGGTGATCGTGGTGGTAACATTTGCCATCTGTTGGCTTCCATATCATGTGTATTTCATTGTAACGAGCTTCAACCAGAAGCTGAAGAAGATCAAGTCGATCCAGCAGGTGTATCTGTCAGTGCTGTGGCTCTCCATGAGCTCCTCCATGTACAACCCCATCATCTACTGCTGCCTCAACAGCAG GTTCCGCGCAGGCTTCAAACAGGTGTTTCGCTGGTGTCCCTTCATTCACGTGTCAGACAGTGATGAGCTGGAGCTCCAGATCACTCACTTCCAGCAGAACCGCCAGAGCAGCCTGTACACGGTCACGCGTGTGGAGTCCTGCCCCGACGCGAGCGCTAACCCCAGCAGACGCAAGAGCTCCAGCACCAGCCACCGCAGCAGCCTCATGGGCCAATCACGGCCCTCCGCACGACCCTCGCTCAACGGGGGTCTCCATGTTAACCCCGCGAGCCCCGGCGAGAAGGAGCTCAGCTGA